Part of the Citrus sinensis cultivar Valencia sweet orange chromosome 2, DVS_A1.0, whole genome shotgun sequence genome, TCTCTCATAAACTTCATTTCGATTTCAATCTCAACAATGGCAGCCATGATGGTAAGTACAAATTTACACACGCTAAAATGCTCTCACTCTTTACGATTACTCGTGTATGTGTATGTTTCAGTGACTGACTATTTCGAAAAATGTGTGTTAACAAAAACGAAACGAGCAGCAGCCGCAGATCATTTTATTGAAAGAAGGAACCGACACGTCGCAAGGAAAGGCTCAGTTGGTGAGCAACATAAACGCGTGCACGGCGGTGGCTGATGTGGTGAGGTCGACGCTGGGCCCCAGAGGGATGGACAAGTTGATACACGACGACAAGGGCACCGTTACCATCTCTAACGACGGCGCCACCATCATGAAGCTTCTCGACATCGTCCATCCCGCCGCCAAGATTCTCGTTGACATCGCCAAGTCTCAGGACTCTGAAGTCGGCGACGGTACCACCACTGTGGTTCTGCTTGCGGCCGAGTTCTTGAGGGAGGCCAAGCCTTTTATTGAGGATGGAGTTCACCCTCAGAATTTGATTAGGAGTTTTCGCAACGCCAGCTATAAGGTATGCCATAAGCCATTGTTCCAACTTGTTTCGATTTTCCTTTcggtttcatttttattttttattttttgaaattttattgatttttttttttttactttggtTTTATGGTTGTAGGCGATTCAGAAGATCAAGGAATTGGCTAAAAGCATAGAGGGTCAAAGTttagaagagaagaaaagactATTGTCAAAATGTGCTGCCACTACGCTTTCTTCTAAACTTATTGGTGGTGAAAAAGAGTTTTTTGCTTCAATGGTTGTAGATGCTGTTGGTGCAATTGGCGATGGTGATAGGTTGAATATGATTGGAATCAAGAAGGTATTGGatttttggtttctttgtcTATATTTGCATATGTCCCTCatttgttgtatttcttcaATAACCTATGTGCTCTGCATGTTAAAACAAACCTACATGTTAAAATAAACCACATAGGGTGAATGTAACAGCATCTCGGATTGTATCTAAAGGAACCTTATGGATGGCCATTATGTTTCCAGGTAGtaaatattaagataattttgtcAGTTACATGAGACCTGTTTCTAAGTTGCAGGCTAAACTGTTGCTTGTAGtgtttcttcttattttaaaagttcatATAAGTTTTATGTTCTGGCATGATGATATCTGCAGCACAGAGGGTTGGGGATAAGAAATATAGATTGTCAATTTCTTGATAAGCTTTATGGCATTGTTTCTTCTTATTATCCCCCCTCGCCATTAATATCTTTCAATGTTGCCGATTATGATAAGCTTgctacattttatttttctgttattaTTTTGCTTGTCTTCACCCGAACTTCAATAGGAAATGAGTTAACACTTTGGGCcccattattttcaattttttggaTGAGAAACAAATACTTGATTTAAAGTTGACCATTTCTTATGTTGTAAGGcattatgtttttcttttgttttaagtttttatagCCTTATTCTCTTTAATATTCTTGTTTGTAAGATTGTTATTGGCCGGAAATAATGTTTTGAATCTAGTCTGACAGGAAATTGGTTGTTTCTACAGGTTCCAGGTGGTACCATGCGGGATTCCTTTCTAGTAAATGGTGTTGCTTTTAAGAAGACATTTTCGTATGCAGGCTTTGAACAGCAACCAAAGAAGTTTTTAAACCCAAAGATACTCTTATTGAACATTGAGTTGGAACTGAAAtctgagaaagaaaatgctgAGATAaggtaattttgttttgtttgctcTATATGCATACACCTTCCAGAAGAGCAATTATCTTGTCCTGTTGACAATTATCTTGCCATTAATATCTTTCTATCCCAACCTGGTGCAGACTTTCAGATCCATCACAGTATCAATCAATTGTTGATGCAGAATGGAATATCATTTATGAAAAGTTGGATAAATGTGTACAGAGTGGGGCCAAAGTTGTTCTTTCACGGCTTGCTATTGGTGATCTAGCCACGCAGGTTTTTGAGTTTCCTTCCTAGTTTCAAACTTCACCTGCAACTctaattgtttgtttatttatgttcaattaaaaaaatgtggaAAAAGGATTTGGATATTTGTATTCACACAAATGAAGACGAATATGCAAATATTCCTGAGTGTTAGTAGGGTTTTGACCCATTTT contains:
- the LOC102627908 gene encoding T-complex protein 1 subunit eta isoform X1, whose amino-acid sequence is MAAMMQPQIILLKEGTDTSQGKAQLVSNINACTAVADVVRSTLGPRGMDKLIHDDKGTVTISNDGATIMKLLDIVHPAAKILVDIAKSQDSEVGDGTTTVVLLAAEFLREAKPFIEDGVHPQNLIRSFRNASYKAIQKIKELAKSIEGQSLEEKKRLLSKCAATTLSSKLIGGEKEFFASMVVDAVGAIGDGDRLNMIGIKKVPGGTMRDSFLVNGVAFKKTFSYAGFEQQPKKFLNPKILLLNIELELKSEKENAEIRLSDPSQYQSIVDAEWNIIYEKLDKCVQSGAKVVLSRLAIGDLATQYFADRDIFCAGRVAEEDLLRVAAATGGTVQTSVNNVVDEVLGTCEHFEERQVGNERFNIFSGCPSGRTATIVLRGGADQFIEEAERSLHDAIMIVRRATKNSTVVAGGGAIDMEISKYLRQESRAIAGKSQFFINSYAKALEVIPRQLCDNAGFDATDVLNKLRQKHALPTGEGAPYGVDINTGGIADSFANFVWEPAVVKINAINAATEAACLILSVDETVKNPKSESAQGEAAASAMGGRGRGRGRGMRRR
- the LOC102627908 gene encoding T-complex protein 1 subunit eta isoform X2, whose protein sequence is MAAMMQPQIILLKEGTDTSQGKAQLVSNINACTAVADVVRSTLGPRGMDKLIHDDKGTVTISNDGATIMKLLDIVHPAAKILVDIAKSQDSEVGDGTTTVVLLAAEFLREAKPFIEDGVHPQNLIRSFRNASYKAIQKIKELAKSIEGQSLEEKKRLLSKCAATTLSSKLIGGEKEFFASMVVDAVGAIGDGDRLNMIGIKKVPGGTMRDSFLVNGVAFKKTFSYAGFEQQPKKFLNPKILLLNIELELKSEKENAEIRLSDPSQYQSIVDAEWNIIYEKLDKCVQSGAKVVLSRLAIGDLATQYFADRDIFCAGRVAEEDLLRVAAATGGTVQTSVNNVVDEVLGTCEHFEERQVGNERFNIFSGCPSGRTATIVLRGGADQFIEEAERSLHDAIMIVRRATKNSTVVAGGGAIDMEISKYLRQESRAIAGKSQFFINSYAKALEVIPRQLCDNAGFDATDVLNKLRQKHALPTGEGAPYGVDINTGGIADSFANFVWEPAVVKINAINAATEAACLILSVDETVKNPKRSGIRERRAR